In Halobacillus amylolyticus, the following proteins share a genomic window:
- a CDS encoding AAA family ATPase produces MKALTLTMNAFGPYKKKQVIDFTELGEESIFLITGPTGAGKTTIFDAMCFALYGRASGTDRDQDTLRSHFSEPNETTYVNFHFRLRGKEYRVVRMPKQVRKKERGEGFKDEPTRAELFMILPNGNEQLLASKIKEVNDHIEQLLSLDYEQFRKMIMIPQGEFRKLISENSKEREEILQRIFRTHFFAQLTDYFKESSRSLEKEIERFQWKIDQAVNRIDWGEEQAADSKSEDPDHILERLHTRLSTQQKEKGEQSTQVQALVKQTDQAQEQYHEAKAIEELFKEQEVLQKENRELSSQKQSFQALEQKVKAAKQALEVLPYERQVEDRQSEYRKLTEDQQEKEKIKDQLQQSFKETAASYQHEVENESQREQLKEQWKRKQEMREKLDELISLENEVDKYDKLVAQEKSKLDEIKGKKEKLEKQKQELTKKSASERETTADKYRHKERVDDLKRRKKDVITLKDEWNKLHNLRSRYQTLAKTFTEIKEKRKFAKDNYDTAVDELKQHHAYHLAVVLNDEEACPVCGAHEHPSLATKPPGVQSAEAIDQLKTAYESMDQTFQEKQEQLLTLKAEGESQKQLVETLFTSFEPQMEEQSTQAIDKAYAYVTEQLQDKEQKLAELDKRLVSIQEAAEQLASLEEQVNHVVKEEEEHNKQYNFLLQKRVGFSSQFDQMKQTYTFDTVDRNQMDRLVSKSENQYKKALEEWEAIHRNYQKIEQMLQESITEEKQVEQFVQKAQSLLTDKQQQFNQTLDQFHFQSVDDYKNALLPKEEVDSLDQKLNHYHQRLAIVEQRMKEVTNRLSDQERPQLDELYQTWQYKKQQVQANQQILNELEITYKQNKDLHGNMQVLLEGQRDRAKQYYDLAELANLAKGNNHLRLSLERYVLASYLDEILIQANLRLDQMSDHRYQLIRSDEIAKKGAQSGLDLEVIDHHTGQRRSVKTLSGGEGFKASLSLALGMADVVQSHAGGVQLDTLFIDEGFGTLDELSLEQAINCLRGLQDGNRILGIISHVPQLKEEIPAKLHIHTGVEGSTVQFNFQ; encoded by the coding sequence ATGAAAGCATTAACGCTAACGATGAATGCGTTTGGCCCCTATAAGAAGAAACAAGTCATTGATTTCACCGAGCTTGGCGAAGAATCTATATTCTTAATTACGGGACCGACTGGGGCGGGGAAAACAACGATCTTTGATGCCATGTGTTTTGCTCTCTACGGTAGGGCCAGTGGAACAGATCGGGATCAGGATACTTTGCGAAGTCACTTCTCTGAACCGAATGAAACAACCTATGTCAATTTCCATTTTCGTCTGCGGGGAAAAGAATACAGGGTTGTTCGTATGCCGAAACAAGTGAGGAAAAAGGAGCGAGGAGAAGGCTTTAAAGATGAGCCAACAAGAGCTGAACTGTTTATGATCCTTCCTAACGGTAACGAACAATTACTAGCTTCGAAAATTAAGGAAGTCAATGACCATATAGAGCAGTTGTTAAGTTTAGATTATGAGCAGTTCCGCAAGATGATCATGATCCCTCAAGGCGAATTTAGAAAGTTAATTTCTGAGAATAGTAAAGAGCGGGAAGAGATCTTACAACGTATCTTCAGGACCCACTTTTTTGCACAGCTAACCGATTATTTTAAGGAATCTTCAAGGTCCCTAGAAAAAGAAATTGAACGGTTTCAATGGAAAATTGATCAGGCCGTGAATCGTATTGATTGGGGAGAAGAGCAAGCTGCTGACTCGAAAAGTGAAGATCCGGATCACATCCTTGAGCGTTTACACACACGACTTAGCACACAGCAAAAGGAAAAGGGAGAGCAATCTACACAGGTACAAGCCCTAGTGAAACAAACTGATCAAGCCCAAGAGCAGTACCATGAGGCGAAAGCCATTGAGGAATTATTTAAAGAACAAGAAGTATTACAAAAGGAGAACAGAGAGCTGAGCAGCCAAAAACAGTCCTTTCAAGCTTTGGAACAAAAAGTGAAAGCTGCTAAACAAGCGCTTGAAGTTCTGCCTTACGAGCGACAAGTAGAGGACCGTCAATCTGAATATAGAAAGCTTACCGAAGACCAGCAAGAAAAAGAGAAAATAAAGGACCAACTACAACAAAGTTTTAAGGAAACGGCCGCTAGTTACCAACATGAGGTGGAGAACGAATCACAGAGAGAGCAGTTGAAGGAACAATGGAAACGGAAGCAAGAGATGAGGGAAAAACTAGATGAGCTTATCAGTTTAGAAAATGAAGTAGATAAATACGATAAGCTAGTGGCTCAAGAGAAAAGTAAACTTGATGAAATAAAAGGGAAGAAGGAAAAATTAGAAAAACAAAAGCAGGAGCTGACAAAGAAGTCAGCTAGTGAAAGAGAAACAACAGCTGACAAATACCGTCATAAAGAGAGAGTTGATGATCTTAAACGTCGAAAGAAGGATGTAATCACCCTTAAGGATGAGTGGAATAAGTTGCACAACTTGCGCTCTCGTTATCAAACTTTAGCAAAAACCTTTACGGAAATAAAAGAAAAGCGAAAGTTTGCAAAGGACAATTACGATACAGCAGTTGATGAATTAAAGCAACATCATGCTTACCATTTAGCTGTTGTATTGAATGATGAAGAGGCTTGCCCTGTATGTGGGGCCCATGAGCATCCATCCTTAGCGACGAAACCACCAGGAGTACAAAGTGCTGAAGCCATCGATCAACTTAAAACGGCTTATGAATCAATGGACCAGACCTTTCAAGAAAAGCAGGAACAACTGTTGACCCTAAAGGCGGAAGGAGAGTCACAAAAGCAACTGGTTGAGACCCTTTTCACATCGTTTGAGCCACAAATGGAAGAGCAGTCAACTCAAGCGATTGACAAAGCGTATGCTTATGTAACTGAACAGCTACAGGACAAAGAACAAAAATTAGCTGAGCTTGATAAGCGGCTTGTTTCTATACAAGAAGCTGCAGAACAACTTGCTTCACTTGAGGAACAAGTCAATCATGTTGTCAAAGAAGAAGAGGAACACAATAAACAGTATAATTTCTTACTGCAAAAGCGAGTTGGTTTTTCATCACAATTTGATCAAATGAAGCAGACCTATACGTTTGATACAGTGGACCGTAACCAAATGGATCGCCTTGTTTCGAAGAGCGAGAATCAATACAAGAAAGCTTTGGAAGAATGGGAAGCGATTCATAGGAATTACCAAAAAATTGAACAAATGCTGCAAGAATCAATTACGGAAGAAAAACAAGTCGAACAATTTGTCCAAAAAGCGCAAAGCTTACTAACTGACAAACAACAACAATTTAATCAAACGCTCGACCAATTTCATTTTCAATCCGTTGACGACTATAAAAATGCACTACTGCCTAAGGAAGAGGTCGATTCTCTCGATCAGAAACTCAATCACTATCATCAGCGACTAGCCATTGTTGAGCAGAGAATGAAGGAAGTAACCAATCGGCTGTCAGACCAGGAAAGGCCACAACTTGATGAGCTTTATCAAACGTGGCAGTATAAAAAGCAACAAGTCCAAGCAAATCAACAAATCTTGAATGAATTGGAAATCACCTACAAGCAAAACAAGGATCTGCACGGGAATATGCAGGTATTGCTTGAGGGTCAACGTGATAGAGCCAAGCAATATTATGATCTAGCTGAACTTGCCAATCTTGCAAAAGGGAATAACCATTTAAGGCTTTCCTTGGAGCGTTATGTACTTGCATCGTATTTAGACGAAATTTTAATACAGGCAAATTTACGTTTAGATCAAATGAGTGACCATCGTTATCAGTTGATAAGGAGTGATGAAATCGCTAAAAAAGGTGCCCAAAGCGGGTTAGATTTGGAGGTGATCGACCATCATACAGGTCAGCGGCGATCTGTTAAAACGTTATCAGGGGGAGAAGGATTTAAAGCCAGTTTAAGTTTAGCGCTAGGGATGGCTGATGTTGTCCAGTCCCATGCAGGCGGGGTACAACTGGATACACTGTTTATTGACGAAGGTTTCGGCACGTTAGATGAACTGTCGCTTGAACAAGCCATCAACTGTCTAAGAGGATTACAAGATGGAAACCGGATACTCGGCATTATTTCCCATGTGCCGCAGTTGAAGGAGGAGATTCCTGCTAAGCTTCATATTCACACAGGAGTTGAAGGTTCAACTGTGCAGTTCAACTTTCAATGA
- a CDS encoding acylphosphatase codes for MTRKQIIVHGRVQGVGFRMTTEQLAKQHGLTGWVKNKPDGTVQIEAEGNEKELSSFIETIKEGPNNFAKVQSLDVNVLENEKGDSNFKILH; via the coding sequence ATGACACGAAAACAAATAATTGTCCACGGCCGAGTTCAAGGAGTCGGCTTCCGTATGACCACCGAACAGTTAGCAAAGCAGCATGGGCTTACAGGGTGGGTGAAAAATAAACCTGATGGAACCGTCCAAATCGAAGCAGAAGGGAACGAGAAGGAACTCTCCTCTTTTATAGAAACGATAAAAGAAGGACCAAACAATTTTGCAAAGGTCCAATCCCTTGATGTAAATGTATTGGAAAACGAAAAGGGGGATAGTAACTTTAAAATTCTCCATTAA
- a CDS encoding YqfQ family protein has translation MFYRNQPPYGPMGMGRGMYPGYQQQPQGVRKFLAPFLNRGSAGASARSFGPSSFGAGPFANAFPPASAAQTAASGGANWLGNLQGALKAVQSAAPMVQQYGPMVKNIPAMVNMMKLMNESDEETEEEKDKDDQSSKSVNGEVSSNDKPKIQKKRQGTSQPKLYI, from the coding sequence ATGTTTTATAGAAATCAACCACCATATGGCCCAATGGGGATGGGAAGAGGAATGTACCCTGGCTATCAACAGCAGCCACAAGGAGTGAGGAAGTTCTTAGCTCCTTTTTTGAACCGTGGTAGTGCAGGTGCAAGTGCAAGATCCTTTGGTCCATCATCATTCGGTGCCGGTCCTTTTGCTAACGCGTTTCCTCCCGCTTCTGCAGCCCAAACGGCTGCCAGCGGTGGAGCGAATTGGCTAGGTAACCTTCAAGGGGCACTGAAGGCGGTTCAGTCTGCGGCTCCAATGGTTCAACAATATGGGCCAATGGTCAAAAATATTCCAGCGATGGTCAATATGATGAAGCTAATGAACGAATCAGATGAAGAAACGGAAGAAGAAAAGGATAAGGATGATCAATCATCCAAGAGTGTAAATGGAGAGGTAAGTTCAAACGATAAACCTAAGATTCAAAAAAAACGACAAGGAACTTCTCAGCCTAAGTTATATATATAG
- the msrB gene encoding peptide-methionine (R)-S-oxide reductase MsrB encodes MSQQLQKATFAGGCFWCMVEPFEERPGIESVTSGYTGGHTENPTYMSVVTESTGHREAVQIVFNPEIFPYERLVEIFWQQIDPTDERGQFADRGHSYTTAIYYHTDEQKQIAEASKEKLQASGKFKKPVVTEILPANTFYQAEDKHQEYHKKNAYHYKRYKKGSGRADFIKDHWNYKKDQNELKSRLTDVQYKVTQENETERPFQNEYNDHEGEGIYVDIVSGEALFSSKDKYDAGCGWPSFTKPIEKQQVREHVDQTHGMIRTEVRSDKADSHLGHVFEDGPKAKGGLRYCINSAALKFIPVEDMNNEGYGYLTHLFK; translated from the coding sequence ATGAGTCAACAATTACAAAAAGCTACGTTCGCTGGCGGATGCTTTTGGTGTATGGTTGAACCTTTCGAGGAAAGACCAGGCATTGAATCCGTTACTTCAGGCTATACAGGCGGCCATACAGAAAACCCAACGTACATGAGTGTCGTAACTGAATCTACTGGTCACCGCGAAGCAGTCCAAATCGTATTCAACCCTGAGATTTTTCCATATGAAAGACTAGTTGAAATCTTTTGGCAGCAGATAGACCCGACAGATGAGCGGGGGCAGTTTGCTGATCGCGGACATTCCTACACCACAGCCATTTACTATCATACAGATGAACAGAAACAAATTGCTGAGGCGAGTAAAGAAAAGCTGCAAGCATCAGGCAAATTTAAGAAGCCAGTTGTAACTGAGATTTTACCAGCAAATACCTTTTACCAAGCAGAGGACAAGCATCAAGAATATCATAAGAAGAATGCCTATCATTATAAGCGCTATAAAAAAGGTTCAGGCCGTGCTGATTTTATTAAAGATCACTGGAATTATAAAAAGGATCAAAATGAACTAAAATCACGGCTGACAGATGTTCAATATAAAGTCACCCAGGAAAATGAAACCGAACGCCCTTTTCAGAATGAATACAACGATCATGAGGGTGAGGGAATCTATGTCGATATTGTATCTGGGGAAGCTTTATTCAGTTCAAAGGATAAGTATGATGCTGGTTGTGGATGGCCAAGCTTTACGAAGCCGATTGAGAAACAGCAGGTGAGGGAACATGTGGATCAGACCCACGGCATGATCAGGACAGAGGTTCGCAGTGATAAAGCAGATTCTCACTTGGGTCATGTGTTTGAAGATGGTCCAAAAGCAAAAGGCGGGTTACGCTATTGTATTAATTCTGCAGCCTTGAAGTTTATTCCAGTAGAAGATATGAACAATGAAGGGTATGGATATTTGACTCACTTATTTAAATAG
- a CDS encoding DUF6501 family protein, which yields MIHKNWENNEIIKQIECIHNDAEKFVVNNMLTPGKTYDVKNESEEFYFIIDNSGRVGGFYKEYFKELTNEAGT from the coding sequence ATGATCCATAAAAATTGGGAAAACAATGAAATAATAAAGCAAATTGAATGTATCCACAATGATGCTGAGAAATTCGTCGTCAACAATATGTTGACACCTGGTAAAACATATGATGTTAAAAACGAAAGTGAAGAATTTTATTTTATTATTGATAACTCAGGACGAGTAGGCGGTTTCTATAAAGAGTATTTTAAAGAATTAACAAACGAGGCTGGCACATAA
- a CDS encoding indolepyruvate ferredoxin oxidoreductase subunit alpha, which translates to MAFVITSPCKDEKAGECVDVCPVDCIEEGKDMFYIDPAICIDCGACEAVCPVEAIYIEDEVPEEENKYIELNRKFFEEQ; encoded by the coding sequence TTGGCATTTGTTATTACTTCACCTTGTAAAGATGAAAAAGCAGGGGAATGCGTAGATGTCTGCCCAGTCGATTGTATCGAGGAAGGAAAAGATATGTTCTATATCGATCCAGCGATTTGCATTGACTGCGGGGCGTGTGAGGCGGTCTGCCCTGTTGAGGCCATTTACATTGAAGACGAGGTTCCTGAAGAGGAAAATAAATACATCGAATTAAATCGTAAGTTTTTTGAAGAACAGTAA
- a CDS encoding SDR family oxidoreductase — MGKLTNKAAIITGASSGIGKSIARHLANEGANVVLAARRSERLQQLADDVEKEYDVTAKVVETDVTKRADVENLVKETKAHFGSVDIYINNAGVMLLSFLKNDHVDEWEQMVDVNIKGVLYGVHASLPEMIAQEEGHVVNVSSVAGHEVFPSSTVYSATKYAVRALSMGMEKELSRSGVRVTNISPGAVDTELTEHITDGDVLDMFKQQEMTPLHSEDIAKAVAYAVTQPSYVNVNEVIVRPMHK; from the coding sequence ATGGGGAAACTAACGAATAAAGCAGCTATTATCACTGGTGCAAGTAGCGGAATTGGTAAATCGATCGCTAGACATCTGGCGAACGAAGGTGCCAACGTAGTCTTAGCTGCCCGAAGGTCTGAACGTTTGCAGCAACTAGCGGACGACGTGGAGAAAGAATATGACGTTACAGCAAAAGTTGTCGAAACAGACGTGACAAAGCGTGCAGATGTCGAAAACTTGGTTAAAGAAACAAAAGCCCATTTTGGGAGTGTTGACATTTATATAAATAATGCTGGTGTCATGCTTTTATCTTTCTTGAAAAATGACCATGTTGACGAGTGGGAGCAAATGGTCGATGTCAATATTAAGGGAGTTCTTTACGGTGTTCATGCATCACTTCCAGAAATGATCGCGCAAGAAGAGGGACATGTTGTAAACGTATCTTCCGTTGCCGGGCACGAGGTATTCCCATCTAGTACCGTGTATAGTGCAACGAAATATGCTGTACGTGCTTTATCTATGGGCATGGAAAAAGAACTATCAAGATCTGGAGTACGTGTAACCAACATTTCACCTGGCGCTGTTGATACAGAGTTGACCGAGCATATTACTGACGGAGACGTCCTTGATATGTTTAAGCAACAAGAAATGACTCCGCTTCATTCTGAAGATATCGCAAAAGCAGTTGCCTATGCCGTAACCCAGCCTTCCTACGTCAACGTAAATGAAGTCATCGTAAGACCCATGCACAAGTAA
- a CDS encoding uracil-DNA glycosylase, translating into MRIFQNDWEAILGDELNKPYYLQLRERLKQEYQSNKVFPHMNDIYAAFHETPYQDTKVVIIGQDPYHGENQAHGFSFSVKQGVTVPPSLRNIYKELENDLAITPPNHGNLLSWARQGVLLLNNVLTVRAHQAHSHKGMGWEPFTDRVIEALNEREKPVVFILWGNPAKQKAASVDRDKHEIIQSVHPSPLSAHRGFFGSRPFSRANSFLKSIGETPINWAIPDSTNQS; encoded by the coding sequence ATGAGAATTTTTCAGAATGACTGGGAGGCCATCCTCGGGGATGAGCTAAATAAACCTTATTACTTACAATTAAGGGAAAGGTTAAAACAGGAATATCAATCGAACAAGGTGTTTCCTCACATGAATGATATTTATGCAGCCTTTCATGAAACCCCATATCAAGATACAAAGGTTGTCATTATCGGCCAGGATCCCTACCATGGTGAAAATCAGGCTCATGGGTTTAGTTTTTCCGTGAAACAAGGTGTAACCGTCCCGCCTTCCCTACGTAATATTTATAAAGAGTTAGAGAATGATTTGGCTATAACACCGCCCAATCACGGCAATCTTTTATCTTGGGCTAGACAAGGTGTCTTGCTACTAAATAATGTCTTAACGGTTAGAGCACATCAGGCTCATTCTCATAAAGGAATGGGGTGGGAGCCATTTACGGATCGCGTGATTGAAGCATTAAATGAGAGAGAGAAGCCTGTCGTTTTTATTCTATGGGGCAATCCTGCCAAACAGAAGGCGGCGTCTGTTGATCGAGACAAACACGAGATCATCCAATCGGTGCACCCTAGTCCTTTATCTGCCCATCGTGGTTTTTTTGGAAGCCGCCCGTTCTCGAGAGCGAATTCCTTTCTTAAATCAATCGGTGAAACGCCTATTAATTGGGCTATTCCTGACTCAACAAATCAATCATAG
- a CDS encoding histidine phosphatase family protein — MDKLILVRHSETEGQHEDSPLTKLGVRQAQVLSTFLEHSGYKIDRIISSPFLRAIETIKPFAENNSMTIERDERLEERILSHDPLDDWEEVLHDTFRDPELKMSGGESSTEAKERVLSLIEELQDEQGNVLLVTHGNLLALLLQKFNREIGFADWKRLSRPDIFLIQKQGGEYTVERIWED; from the coding sequence ATGGACAAATTAATTCTAGTCCGGCACAGTGAAACAGAAGGCCAACATGAAGACTCACCTTTAACAAAGTTAGGAGTACGTCAAGCCCAAGTATTATCTACCTTTCTTGAGCATTCTGGTTATAAAATTGATCGAATCATCTCGAGCCCGTTTTTGCGTGCGATCGAGACGATTAAACCGTTTGCTGAAAATAATAGCATGACGATCGAAAGAGATGAGCGTTTAGAAGAACGCATCTTGAGCCACGATCCTCTTGATGATTGGGAAGAAGTGCTTCATGATACCTTCAGAGACCCTGAGCTTAAAATGTCCGGCGGAGAGTCCTCCACTGAAGCAAAAGAACGTGTGTTATCGCTTATCGAAGAACTTCAAGACGAGCAAGGCAATGTTCTGCTAGTGACCCATGGCAACTTGTTAGCACTACTTCTCCAAAAATTCAATCGTGAAATTGGCTTTGCAGACTGGAAGCGACTCTCACGACCCGATATCTTCTTAATACAAAAACAGGGCGGAGAATATACTGTCGAGCGAATTTGGGAAGACTAG
- a CDS encoding exonuclease SbcCD subunit D codes for MKILHTADWHLGKIVNNVYMTEDQQYILEQFLTIVEQQQPDVIIIAGDLYDRAIPPKQAVELLNDTFTSLINDFNIPVLAISGNHDSPDRLEFGSQLFRRQELYLDTKLTKDYQAVTIHDHYGPIHFHLIPYVEPAEVAYMFDDHEIRSHQQAAAKLIAHIKEKYSMDERHIWIGHAFLAGGMESESEERLSMIGGSPYIDAKLFESFTYVALGHLHQSQKVGKENIRYSGSILKYSFSEVNHNKSVTVVDVDGEGETEINRVPLYPKRDFERIEGYFDELLQGKSAGNQESYLYVRLLDDGQLIDPMGKLRKVYPNILHLERMPSANPSKLEDAGKMKERQQLSPDTLFASFYQDIKDDTIPDHRQKLVKEAIETLKQKERGQ; via the coding sequence GTGAAAATCTTACATACAGCAGATTGGCATTTAGGTAAAATTGTTAATAATGTGTATATGACTGAAGATCAGCAGTATATTCTTGAACAATTCCTAACCATCGTTGAACAACAACAGCCTGACGTGATCATCATTGCGGGTGATTTATATGATCGTGCTATTCCTCCTAAACAGGCCGTCGAATTGTTGAATGATACGTTCACTTCGCTCATTAATGATTTCAATATTCCTGTGCTGGCCATTTCCGGCAACCATGACAGTCCAGATAGGTTGGAATTTGGATCACAGTTATTTAGAAGGCAGGAGCTATATCTTGATACAAAGCTTACGAAAGATTATCAAGCTGTGACCATTCATGATCACTACGGACCAATCCATTTTCATTTGATACCTTATGTTGAACCTGCGGAAGTTGCCTATATGTTTGATGATCATGAGATACGCTCCCATCAACAGGCAGCAGCAAAGCTTATTGCTCACATTAAAGAAAAATACAGCATGGATGAACGCCATATTTGGATTGGCCATGCTTTTTTAGCGGGGGGGATGGAGTCTGAGTCTGAAGAGCGACTGTCGATGATTGGAGGCAGCCCTTATATTGATGCGAAGCTGTTTGAGTCGTTTACGTATGTTGCCTTAGGGCATCTGCATCAATCTCAAAAGGTAGGAAAGGAAAATATTCGCTATAGTGGTTCGATTTTGAAGTATTCTTTTTCTGAAGTGAATCATAACAAATCTGTCACCGTTGTGGATGTCGATGGAGAAGGGGAGACAGAAATCAATAGAGTCCCTCTTTATCCTAAGCGTGATTTCGAACGAATCGAAGGCTATTTTGATGAATTATTGCAGGGAAAATCTGCTGGCAATCAGGAGAGCTATCTCTATGTGCGTTTACTAGATGATGGGCAACTAATAGACCCGATGGGGAAACTAAGAAAGGTGTATCCCAATATATTGCATCTTGAACGTATGCCTTCAGCTAACCCTTCGAAACTCGAAGATGCCGGTAAAATGAAGGAACGTCAGCAATTATCTCCTGATACTTTATTCGCTTCCTTTTATCAAGATATTAAGGATGACACTATTCCTGATCATCGTCAAAAACTTGTTAAAGAAGCCATTGAAACATTGAAACAGAAAGAAAGGGGGCAGTAA
- a CDS encoding DUF2584 family protein: MSTPLSMEWSLITQGNEQRVYSNDNLFQVVFDGYKLFPMNEKLDVRRTRKSDQIGTGMIEEIVLKDNTTICKYRLISLYSVN; this comes from the coding sequence ATGTCTACACCTTTATCGATGGAATGGTCGTTAATTACGCAAGGAAACGAGCAAAGAGTCTACTCAAATGATAATTTATTTCAAGTTGTTTTTGATGGATATAAGTTATTTCCGATGAATGAAAAACTTGACGTACGGAGGACTAGAAAATCTGATCAAATCGGAACAGGAATGATTGAGGAAATTGTGTTAAAAGACAATACAACTATATGCAAATATCGATTAATTTCACTTTATTCTGTCAATTAG
- a CDS encoding AbrB family transcriptional regulator — MDKDYVITYFVAFAGGMAFSYLSLPLPWILGPVTTLILYKMTGEQKTRSSSHLRDLGFWLLGVQIGLTFQADTWANIGPYLLPYSFFSFTIIAISLLFAYILSKQVDIDTTTTMIGSVPGGLSAMIAVSESLQGNTVLVTIFHTIRLLSVLFIIPFAATHWLNISEANQSAPPVSHASSGDNWTIFIYLFSLAVGYFLQKKIPASLIILPMLIIGVCQTVGLSLYSLPAVFFIGAQLTIGVHLGNKIVMKDVLRAGRYCGFFFGLALLLITFSFLFGLFLSKWTGMELTTAILSLAPGGLVEMALTAQDAGADPAIVSSLQTVRLLTIVLFMPLLLKWLLQRQSKRPLI, encoded by the coding sequence TTGGATAAAGATTACGTCATAACCTACTTCGTTGCTTTTGCCGGAGGGATGGCTTTTAGTTATTTATCCCTGCCGCTTCCATGGATACTAGGACCTGTAACCACGCTTATTCTGTACAAAATGACTGGAGAGCAAAAGACAAGGTCAAGTTCACACTTGCGAGATCTTGGTTTTTGGTTATTGGGTGTACAAATTGGGCTAACTTTTCAGGCGGATACATGGGCAAACATTGGGCCATACTTGCTTCCGTACAGCTTTTTCTCATTCACCATTATTGCGATCAGCTTGTTGTTTGCTTATATTTTATCGAAACAAGTCGATATCGATACAACGACAACAATGATTGGCAGTGTTCCAGGCGGATTATCTGCTATGATCGCTGTTAGTGAATCTTTGCAAGGTAATACAGTATTAGTGACCATTTTTCATACGATTCGTTTATTATCTGTGTTATTTATTATTCCTTTTGCAGCAACACATTGGTTAAACATTAGTGAAGCAAATCAATCTGCACCACCTGTCTCTCATGCAAGTTCAGGCGATAACTGGACGATTTTCATTTACCTGTTTAGTTTGGCCGTGGGCTACTTTCTCCAAAAGAAAATTCCTGCATCACTTATTATCTTACCTATGCTGATCATAGGTGTGTGTCAAACTGTTGGACTTTCACTCTACTCTTTACCTGCCGTCTTTTTTATAGGAGCACAGCTAACGATAGGGGTACATTTAGGAAATAAAATTGTGATGAAAGATGTATTACGTGCCGGTCGTTACTGTGGGTTCTTTTTTGGCCTTGCCTTGTTACTAATTACCTTTTCATTTTTATTTGGACTTTTCTTATCGAAGTGGACAGGTATGGAACTGACCACAGCTATTTTAAGTTTAGCCCCTGGTGGATTAGTAGAGATGGCACTTACTGCCCAGGATGCCGGCGCGGATCCCGCCATTGTAAGCTCACTGCAAACGGTACGGCTGCTGACGATTGTCTTGTTTATGCCACTGCTTTTGAAATGGCTGCTTCAAAGACAGTCTAAACGACCGCTCATATGA